In Toxoplasma gondii ME49 chromosome VIII, whole genome shotgun sequence, a single genomic region encodes these proteins:
- a CDS encoding protein phosphatase 2C domain-containing protein (encoded by transcript TGME49_232340) — protein MGAYLAKPKTQKVSEEGGEEGRTITCFGAASMQGWRQTMEDAHIATPSLRTASPAAAKTLEELAQSGSRESKEALPAFAQDMSLYAVFDGHASNAVSCWVSDHYTKVFLDRLEQIEADAKKGVSPAGLAESLSRQLPDESIFSLRNAVLCEALQQSFLDVDEQMKREDNRQELKKYFEQGQLEQRDNETYIQRYLNDGGDVRLVEMDGQKYLQFVPRTSEDEEDGEGASREKAEGDGQDETEKEAAAKEEASGAVNGEEKRTAEAETVKLTRLNSTKIEEEDSEKKPESEEEKDTEKEKEEETEKEEEDKAGERPLFAHPSTPEGSGATAVVVLVVGGEDPVIITANAGDSRGVICRGGKAFPLSHDHKPTNPDEKKRIVAAGGYVTNGRVDGNLNLSRAVGDLFYKQTKELPAKAQRITAFPDVRITRITPEDEFVIIACDGIWDGKSNQEAVDFVREKLQAAGNVTSATLKQVCEDLCDECLAEDPLQSEGHGCDNMTCLIVELSSCLKSAATATADARITLYGGCEDKYLGRDENQFESDNDE, from the exons ATGGGAGCGTATCTGGCGAAACCTAAGACCCAGAAGGTCTcggaagaaggtggagaagagggtcGCACGATCACCTGCTTCGGTGCCGCCTCGATGCAGGGATGGCGACAGACGATGGAAGACGCTCACATCGCGACGCCGTCTCTTCGGACTGCTTCGCCTGCGGCCGCCAAGACTCTCGAGGAACTTGCACAGTCCGGGTCtcgagaaagcaaagaggCGCTGCCGGCTTTCGCGCAAGACATGTCGCTTTACGCCGTTTTCGACGGCCATGCGAGCAACGCCGTCAGCTGCTGGGTTTCAGATCACTACACCAAG gTGTTTCTGGATCGTCTGGAGCAAATcgaagcagacgcgaagaaaggcgtCTCTCCGGCAGGTCTCGCCGAGTCGCTGTCTCGACAACTGCCGGATGAAAGCATCTTCAGCCTGAGAAACGCCGTCCTCTGCGAGGCACTCCAGCAAAGTTTCCTCGACGTCGACGaacagatgaagagagaggataATCGACAGGAACTAAAGAAGTACTTTGAACAG GGCCAACTGGAGCAGCGCGACAACGAAACGTACATCCAGAGGTACTTGAACGACGGAGGCGACGTGCGTCTAGTCGAGATGGACGGGCAAAAGTACCTCCAG tttGTGCCGCGAACcagtgaagacgaagaggacggggaaggcgcctctcgcgagaaagcagagggagacggacaggacgagacagagaaggaagcagcggcgaaggaagaggcgtCTGGGGCTGTcaacggagaggagaagagaactgctgaggcagagacagttAAGCTGACGCGTCTGAACAGCACGAAgatcgaagaggaagactcggagaagaagcctgagagcgaggaagagaaggacacagagaaagagaaagaagaggaaaccgagaaagaggaagaagacaaagctGGAGAACGGCCGCTGTTTGCCCATCCGAGCACCCCAGAAGGCTCCGGTGCCACCGCcgtcgtcgtcctcgtcgtcggCGGAGAAGACCCTGTCATTATCACTGCAAATGCCGGAGACTCCAGAGGTGTCATCTGCCGAGGTGGAAAG GCGTTCCCACTGTCCCATGACCACAAGCCGACGAATcccgacgagaagaagagaatcgTTGCAGCAGGCGGCTACGTGACGAACGGCCGCGTCGATGGAAACCTGAACTTGTCTCGAGCTGTGGGAGACCTTTTTTAcaaacagacgaaagagtTGCCTGCCAAGGCGCAACGCATCACTGCCTTCCCCGACGTTCG cATCACGAGAATTACTCCTGAGGACGAGTTCGTCATCATCGCGTGCGACGGCATCTGGGATGGGAAGAGTAACCAG GAAGCAGTGGACTTTGTCCGCGAGAAGTTGCAAGCCGCAGGAAACGTGACTTCCGCGACTCTGAAGCAAGTCTGCGAAGATCTCTGCGACGAGTGCCTCGCAGAAGACCCCCTCCAGTCAGAAG GTCACGGGTGCGACAACATGACTTGCCTGATCGTCGAGCTCTCGTCCTGTCTGAAGAGcgcggcgacggcgacggcCGATGCACGCATCACTTTGTACGGAGGATGCGAAGACAAGTATCTGGGGCGCGACGAGAACCAGTTCGAGTCGGACAACGACGAGTGA
- a CDS encoding exonuclease (encoded by transcript TGME49_232360), whose amino-acid sequence MCDVISPEGRGGEKSGGAEASAPVSEEQKEVWCGEESQRGAACRAGEREEGGKARSHQLRRDASPFHPSFASCFASTCAVSHAASPGDASLASGFFSSLSPRRLLSRTWQAPGRQSCGPSPGLHRSLSESPLTSEKTLGRSCGLPHVSASFETSPGESSAFDSACREVGVSPSFASSLSFFSVHSHTAAPLESSGSHSQLPPHAHEAPATFASLLRSSSLPPSFAESQTGSPFFLPPASSHAAAQVVPGGSEFDGVCTPECRFFVPGSPDFGAVAWTDGAGEAAAKEDAGLRDSGQGEAVQAALYSSLDAQRSWAEDEGGESAFCEPPEEAGRLGPRDVDAFFCAWCPSFPTPYGDQSFLPEGEAPVASFEEFGYEKSDNEEGQSFSSFGNRVAVAPTLLHVYASSPGTASCSLSPSHTRTDAPVRRRDPSPSTTPSFSQTVSSPFSVYRPPTASAAPAPFTSAVEYLDAQGVYTLDDGVHSEGRAFSVPRASGEGSVHASPALVWGTGASRGGRALSASAPSWEELQRGALRQSFEETASTETTGETHREDKKLSSQLCSRASPFYPASSRFLYADASLPLSGASLASASVSAAASFPLHAEIACSGETERLRKPFQFSPYSSPFSPSAPSGVSLQRRNQDRTPRGDLTVAFPESAGRRSPLNGDSFENASTESFETGVMSQTLFLTKPRIRCSSFSQSSSLASSSPSPFSASSFSSSLSSTSPAFSPSSASSFSSSLSSTSPAFSPSSAASFSSSLSSTSPAFSPSSAASFSSSLSSTSPAFSPSSAASFSSSLSSTSPAFSPSSAASFSSSLSSTSPAFSPSSAASFSSSLSSTSPAFSPSSAASFSSSLSSTSPAFSPSSAASFSSSLSSTSPAFSPSSAASFSSSLSSTSPAFSPSSASSLSSSLSSSAPAFSSFSASSFSSSLSSSAPAFSPCSAWASSSFAALEDAFSTSPMHAKGGGSPQPRAGREGTRGAWGVRSLRFYEDIALVLSSLSSASEDETSDELISNGDGSQEGAESEGADEEETKETRSLPRVPHVRKTQLSPRSSKPGHRPSSSFLVPPLAASSCSCPSSPSLCSSSPSLACSSLACSSLASSSLSPSLARSLPCSPTLFMRAHAPDASSTSPSLRVAGRAGQKRERQAIPWRFMNFPVWPPESRAWAREIREAHLPRLLNPTAFAGIEKSGKTERDFVHAVAQAVFFAPLLKGVLARHQCDRHACVACELGFLLHMLDLARKEEDPFRRVCQSTNLQRLLRDLPRMRRARVFHSCFPSDGNEVARGTFSALARRTRIFCGLLLEHLHEDLKDSSSQVASSFSSPIDFLFHLRDTPGSSAERGDEVDVASEFFLPLRYPHKEISETSCSSSSSLSCSSSAAASFSSCSSTDPGDAPRSPASSLSFAQVLEHSLRVYGVRKRETKRQRESVPCAGSSDGGLREEAAAVSASSRDTVTGEERSVREEKRSREQDIGGRETRNGEEKEQDESPLSAYPPLLFIDSNLESEADAAHWRARVRGRRAPRGVCTPEEAAREGGEEGKRSRPAFLCEEFWVKLQSSGEAGETETLPRVRQERFPGAVHYVLSAVLFCVRSPHSFASSPPRRKSVSLGPGCLPLDSVSHTREALSPPPLVTSSVSSSFALSSSSLPLSPSFSFSTTPSSTSQPSLPSPFSFAVAWSSAASVRRSSSSSAFSSSRSASSPLLPSGAPLSAPLFLSSPGVSASHACLSSSTGEQSNARRSEERLSGSHASCRTRGRQAAASSEEAREVTGGQAKGNSRPADPREAEEERLLLFVRVPESYLETHDVSPSGGPDEFDETRGDSSSSSSLSKVSLGMSGVCTAHARGERSQAGRTEAGRAVDAKISQWGEGEEGDLDASGGEERVVLEKTSSCGAGRLSLNRGGDNDKARKEGKEEEREEERCTAAWSERRKHSSKGTRWLLINDHVLAYVKETTVLDFSRSWKLPVLLQFTRRDCLDASSASSGELREASRTCEGEKGDSSGFAASSVDSEGRSTYRRFFGESGCRREAADALRETTSRAGRTEKPGRLEEPEELFASSVAFHLFQADENISLRPLAAKTPTTFLPLTHDELVALQRRKASPSTTHFGGNTRRGNDFSSPAFSSSSSTPSASALSSSTSPASSPSSSASSPSASPASSASSSPSSSSCFLCGPSCLRVDVERDGSAKRRGTEGRAGTEAIEVARCSVSAERRLPTAVGEAEKIEFNGEGREGSNAKDEEERHTVEPRVEEKKREAKGAATSARKTEHSEDLSSNEEDAYAPVFTPLFSPGVSPEGRDRGAEEKEKPMGWLVALDAEFVAEDLEKEEAVPLVNEFHRVKPVSTQSLALARVSVLRGEGPQAGVPFIDHYVHFKVAPKDYLTRFSGLRPGDLDLHASQFWLSTKKAIHQKLRYLVDAGCVFVGHGLSQDFRIINLFVPSSQIIDTVELFRLPGRRLLSLKFLAAHLLDLRIQQTTHDSVEDARSALLLYRRYNELRRNGTLEQCIQHLYRIGYSTKWSVPDSPAVLPLSFHCPFSSAHSSLPSSVSFPSSLPLSSSGPVCSRLSPEALPFVLRCGAGRRQQLPSSPPAVGLEREAEEK is encoded by the exons ATGTGTGACGTGATTTCCCCTGAAGGGCGCgggggcgagaagagcggcggcgcagaggcgtctgcgcctgtctccgaggagcagaaggaagtgTGGTGTGGTGAGGAAAGCCAAAGGggcgccgcatgcagagccggagaacgagaagaaggcgggaaGGCTCGTTCGCACCAGCTGCGGAGAGATGCGTCTCCGTTTCATCCCTCCTTCGCGTCGTGCTTCGCCTCTACGTGCGCGGtgtcgcatgcagcctcGCCTGGCGACGCCTCGTTGGCCtctggcttcttctcctctctgtctccgaggCGCTTGCTCTCTCGCACTTGGCAGGCGCCGGGAAGACAGAGCTGCGGACCTTCTCCGGGGCTTCACCGCAGCTTGTCAGAATCGCCCCTCACCTCAGAGAAGACGTTGGGGAGGTCGTGCGGTCTGCCTCACGTCTCTGCTTCATTTGAGACCTCTCCCGGAGAGAGTTCTGCGTTCGATTCCGCATGTCGAGAAGTGggtgtctcgccttcgtttgcgagttctctttccttcttctcggtccACTCGCACACCGCGGCACCGCTGGAGAGCTCCGGCTCGCACTCGCAGCTGCCGCCTCATGCACACGAGGCGCCTGCGAccttcgcctccctcctccgctcctcctcccttccaCCTTCTTTCGCCGAGTCCCAGACTGGCTCGCCGTTCTTCCTGCCTCCTGCAAGTTCGCACGCGGCTGCGCAGGTAGTCCCGGGCGGCTCCGAGTTCGACggcgtatgtacacccgaatGCAGGTTCTTTGTGCCGGGGTCGCCGGACTTCGGGGCGGTGGCGTGGACTGACGGCGCCGGAGAGGCCGCAGCGAAAGAGGACGCTGGTCTGCGCGACTCTGGGCAAGGGGAAGCAGTGCAAGCGGCTCTCTACTCTTCGCTTGACGCCCAAAGGTCCTGggcggaagacgaaggtgGAGAGTCGGCGTTCTGCGAACCCCCAGAAGAGGCTGGACGCCTCGGTCCACGCGACGTTGACGCGTTCTTTTGCGCTTGGTGTCCGTCCTTCCCGACGCCGTACGGCGACCAGTCCTTCTTGCCGGAAGGGGAGGCacctgtcgcttcttttgAGGAGTTTGGATATGAGAAAAGCGATAACGAGGAGGGACAatcgttctcgtcttttgGGAACCGTGTAGCCGTCGCCCCGACTCTCCTCCACGTTTACGCGTCTTCTCCTGGGACTGCCTCGTgctccctgtctccctcacACACCCGGACAGACGCGCCAGTGCGTCGACGCGATCCCTCTCCTTCGAcaacgccttctttctctcagacggtttcttctccgttctcggtTTATCGTCCGCCCACCGCGTCTGCGGCGCCTGCGCCGTTCACGTCTGCTGTCGAGTATCTTGACGCACAGGGTGTCTATACACTGGACGACGGCGTGCACAGCGAGGGCAGGgcgttttctgttcctcgAGCGAGCGGCGAAGGCTCGGTCCATGCATCTCCTGCGTTGGTGTGGGGGACAGGGGCGTCGAGGGGGGGTCGcgctctctcggcttctgcgccttcttggGAGGAGCTGCAAAGAGGAGCTTTGCGGCAGAGTTTTGAGGAGACGgcgtcgacagagacgacaggcGAAACTCATCGAGAGGACAAGAAGCTTTCCTCGCAGCTCTgctctcgcgcttcgccgTTCTAccccgcgtcttctcgcttcctctaCGCAGATGcttccctgcctctctctggcgcttcgcttgcctctgcctctgtttctgccgcTGCGTCGTtccctttgcatgcagagattGCATGCTcaggggagacggagaggctgCGGAAGCCCTTTCAGTTTTCTCCGTACTCCTcgccgttttctccctccgcCCCGTCTGGGGTGTCACTACAGAGGAGAAACCAAGACCGAACCCCCCGAGGAGACCTCACTGTTGCGTTTCCGGAGTCTGCAGGACGGCGGTCGCCTTTGAACGGAGACTCGTTCGAAAATGCAAGCACTGAGTCTTTTGAGACAGGTGTTATGTCTCAGACGCTGTTTCTCACAAAGCCTCGAATTCGctgttcttctttttctcaaTCTTCTTCGTTAGCTTCCTCGTCcccctctccgttctctgcgtcgtcgttctcgtcttctctttcttcgacgtctcccgcgttctctccttcgtctgcgtcgtcgttctcttcttctctttcttcgacgtctcccgcgttctctccttcgtctgcggcatcgttctcttcttctctttcttcgacgtctcccgcgttctctccgtcgtctgcggcatcgttctcgtcttctctttcttcgacgtctcccgcgttctctccttcgtctgcggcatcgttctcttcttctctttcttcgacgtctcccgcgttctctccttcgtctgcggcatcgttctcttcttctctttcttcgacgtctcccgcgttctctccttcgtctgcggcatcgttctcttcttctctttcgtcgacgtctcccgcgttctctccttcgtctgcggcatcgttctcttcttctctttcttcgacgtctcccgcgttctctccttcgtctgcggcatcgttctcttcttctctttcttcgacgtctcctgcgttctctccttcgtctgcggcatcgttctcttcttctctttcttcgacgtctcccgcgttctctccttcgtctgcgtcgtcgctctcttcttctctctcttcttcagctcccgcattctcctcgttctctgcatcgtcgttctcgtcttctctctcttcttcagctcctgccttctctccctgttctGCTTGGGCTTCGTCGTCCTTCGCCGCGCTGGAGGATGCCTTCTCGACTTCGCCTATGCACGCAAAGGGGGGTGGGTCTCCGCAGCCGCGAgccgggagagaaggaacgcgagGCGCCTGGGGAGTCCGGAGCCTGCGCTTCTACGAAGACATTGCCCTtgtcctttcttccctctcttcggCTTCGGAAGACGAGACCAGCGATGAGCTTATCTCGAACGGCGACGGGTCGCAAGAGGGCGCAGAGTCGGAaggagcagacgaagaggaaacga aagagacgcgttCCTTGCCTCGCGTTCCTCACGTGAGAAAGACGCAGCTTTCGCCGCGATCTTCGAAACCGGGACAtcggccttcttcttctttcctcgttcctccGCTCGCGGCTTCCTCCTGTTCgtgtccttcctctccttctctctgttcttcttctccttctctcgcttgctcttctctcgcttgctcttctctcgcttcgtcttccctttctccttctctcgcccgTTCTCTCCCGTGTTCTCCGACTTTGTTTATGCGTGCGCATGCACCGGATGCTTCTTCAACCTCTCCGTCTTTGCGAGTTGCGGGGAGAGCAgggcagaaacgagagaggcaggcgatTCCTTGGCGCTTCATGAATTTCCCGGTATGGCCGCCTGAGAGCCGAGCGTGGGCGCGAGAGATCCGAGAGGCCCACCTGCCGCGGCTGCTCAATCCGACGGCCTTTGCAGGAATCGAGAAATCCGGAAAAACCGAACGCGACTTCGTCCACGCAGTCGCCCaagccgtcttcttcgcccccCTCTTGAAAGGCGTGCTCGCCAGACACCAG TGCGATCGCCATGCGTGCGTTGCATGCGAGctcggctttcttcttcacatgCTCGACCTGGCTCG gaaggaagaagatcCTTTCCGACGCGTTTGTCAAAGCACGAATCTCCAGCGGCTTTTGAGAGACTTGCCTCGCATgcgacgcgcgcgcgtcttccACTCTTGTTTCCCTTCTGATGGAAACGAAGTTGCTCGAG GCACTTTTTCTGCACTGGCACGAAGAACGCGCATCTTCTGCGGTCTCCTTCTCGAACATCTTCACGAAGACCTGAAGGATAGTTCCTCTCAagtcgcgtcttctttttcttctcctatCGATTTCCTTTTTCACCTGCGAGACACTCCGGGATCTAGTGCCGAACGGGGAGACGAGGTCGACGTCGCCTCTGAATTCTTCCTCCCGCTTCGATATCCTCACAAAGAAATATCGGAAACAAGCTGTTCGtcatcctcttctctctcttgttcttcctccgctgctgcctcgttttcctcttgttcgAGTACGGACCCTGGAGACGCTCCGAGGTCACCTgcttcgtcgctttcctttGCGCAGGTGTTGGAGCACTCACTGCGAGTCTACGGCgtgaggaagagggagacgaagcgacagagagagagcgttCCGTGCGCAGGAAGCTCAGACGGAGGCCTCCGCGAAGAGGCCGCTGCCGTCAGTGCCTCGAGCAGAGACACGGtgactggagaagaaaggagcgtccgagaagagaagagaagtcgagaacAAGACATCGGTGGGCGCgaaacgagaaacggagaagaaaaggaacaagACGAGTCCCCTCTGTCGGCGTATCCACCCTTGCTTTTCATCGATTCAAAcctcgagagcgaagcggACGCCGCCCACTGGCGTGCGCGagtccgaggaagaagggcgccgcgaggtgtatgtacacctgaggAAGCGGctcgagagggaggagaagaagggaagcgcAGTCGACCTGCGTTCCTGTGCGAAGAGTTCTGGGTGAAGCTTCAGTCGTCGGGAGAAGCCGGAGAAACCGAG ACACTCCCTCGAGTGCGACAGGAGCGTTTCCCTGGAGCAGTCCACTATGTTCTCTCAGCTGTTTTATTCTGCGTTCGCTCTCCACATTCCTtcgcgtcgtcgcctcctcgacGAAAGTCCGTCTCCCTTGGTCCAggctgtcttcctctcgactctgtctctcacACTCGAGAggcgctctctcctccacctttGGTCACCTCAagcgtgtcttcttctttcgctctctcttcttcttctttgccgctttctccttccttttctttttctacGACTCCCTCTTCCACGTCTcagccttctctcccgtctccgttttcgtttGCGGTTGCCTGGTCCTCTGCTGCGTCAGTGCgtcgttcctcctcttcctctgcgttttcttcttctcggtctgcgtcctcgccgCTGCTTCCGTCTGGGGCGCCGCTGTcagcgcctctcttcctctcttctccgggagtctctgcgtcgcacgcgtgtctctcgagttctACAGGAGAGCAGtcgaacgcgagaagaagtgaagagaggTTGTCTGGGTCGCACGCAAGTTGCAGAACTCGTGGACGCCAGGCGGCAGCgagcagcgaggaagcgagagaagtcACAGGCGGCCAGGCAAAAGGAAATTCGCGTCCGGCAGACCCGAgggaggccgaggaagaacgactgcttctcttcgtgaG GGTGCCGGAGTCGTACCTGGAAACGCATGATGTTTCCCCCAGTGGCGGACCTGACGAGTTCGACGAGACACGCGGggattcttcttcttcctcttcgttgtcGAAGGTATCTCTGGGCATgtcaggtgtctgtacagcccacgcgagaggcgagaggtcGCAAGCAGGACGCACAGAGGCGGGAAGAGCAGTGGACGCGAAGATCTCACAgtggggagaaggcgaagaaggagattTGGATGcgagcggaggagaagagagagtggTGCTGGAAAAAACTTCAAGCTGTGGGGCaggtcgtctctctctgaacCGTGGAGGCGATAACGacaaggcgagaaaagagggcaaggaggaggaaagagaagaggagcgcTGCACAGCTGCTTGgtcggagaggaggaaacatAGTTCAAAGGGAACCAGGTGGCTGTTGATTAATGACCATGTTCTCGCGTACGTGAAGGAGACGACTGTGCTGGATTTCTCGCGGTCCTGGAAGCTCCCTGTTCTCCTCCAGTTCACTCGCAGAGACTGTCTCGacgcttcttccgcgtcttctggcGAGCTCCGAGAGGCGTCCAGAACgtgcgaaggcgagaaaggagacagctcgGGCTTCGCGGCCTCCTCAGTAGACTCGGAAGGCCGTTCGACGTATCGCCGTTTTTTTGGAGAAAGCGGCTGCCGACGGGAAGCAGCGGACGcgctgagagagacgacgtcaagagcaggaagaacggagaaaccAGGCAGGTTGGAGGAACCCGAGGAacttttcgcgtcttctgtcgcttttcaCCTCTTCCAGGCGGACGAAAACATTTCTCTCCGTCCGCTCGCTGCCAAAACACCCACGACGTTCCTGCCTCTGA CACACGACGAGCTGGTGGCTCTTCAACGCCGGAAAGCGTCACCCTCCACTACACATTTTGGCGGCAATACACGTAGGGGAAACGATTTTTCGTCTCCagctttctcgtcctcttcttcgactccttctgcttctgctctctcttcgtctacttctcctgcttcttctccgtcttcttctgcgtcttcgccctctgcctctcccgcgtcttctgcttcttcgtctccttcttcttcctcttgcttcttgTGCGGTCCCTCTTGCCTGAGGGTGGACGTGGAGCGAGACGGGAGTGCGAAGCGTCGAGGAACAGAAGGCCGCGCAGGGACAGAGGCAATCGAAGTGGCGAGGTGCAGTGTCTCTGCGGAGCGGCGTTTGCCGACCGCGGTaggagaggcggagaagatTGAGTTTAAtggagaagggagggagGGCAGCAACGccaaggacgaagaggagcgacACACAGTGGAGCCCAGagtggaggaaaagaagcgagaggcgaagggagcagcgacgagcgcgagaaagacCGAGCACTCAGAGGATCTGTCGAGcaacgaagaggacgcaTATGCACCTGTCTTCACCCCTCTGTTCTCCCCGGGAGTCTCtccagaaggcagagacagaggggcagaggaaaaggagaagccaATGGGCTGGTTGGTGGCCTTGGATGCGGAATTCGTTGCAGAAGActtggagaaagaagaggctgTTCCGCTCGTGAATGAGTTCCATCGCGTGAAGCCTGTCTCTACACAGTCGCTGGCTCTTGCGAG AGTGAGTGTTCTTCGAGGAGAAGGCCCTCAGGCTGGTGTCCCCTTCATCGACCACTACGTCCATTTCAAAGTGGCGCCGAAGGATTACTTGACAAG ATTCTCTGGACTTCGCCCGGGAGACTTGGATCTCCACGCTTCCCAGTTCTGGCTCTCCACAAAAAAAGCGATACACCAGAAACTCCGCTACCTCGTCGACGCTGGTTGTGT CTTCGTTGGCCACGGGCTGTCCCAGGACTTTCGGATCATCAACTTGTTTGTACCTTCCTCTCAAATCATCGACACGGTGGagctctttcgtcttcccgGACGTCGCCTGCTCTCGCTGAAATTCCTCGCGGCGCACCTTCTCGACTTGCGGATTCAGCAGACAACCCACGACTCTGTCGAAGACGCgcgctctgctctcctcctctACAG GCGTTACAACGAACTTCGACGAAACGGCACTTTGGAGCAATGCATTCAGCATCTCTACCGAATTGGCTATTCCACCAAGTGGAGTGTCCCCGACTCTCCAGctgtcttgcctctctcttttcactgccccttttcttctgcacactcttctctcccttcttctgtgtcttttccttcttctctcccgctgtcCTCGTCCGGGCCTGTGTGCTCCCGACTCTCGCCGGAGGCTCTGCCGTTTGTGCTCCGCTGCGGAGCTGGCAGGCGGCAACAGTtgccgtcttcgcctcctgccgttggactggagagagaggcagaggagaaatAG
- the LDH1 gene encoding lactate dehydrogenase LDH1 (encoded by transcript TGME49_232350~Product name based on PMID:15003495;12350375;18949028.): MAPALVQRRKKVAMIGSGMIGGTMGYLCALRELADVVLYDVVKGMPEGKALDLSHVTSVVDTNVSVRAEYSYEAALTGADCVIVTAGLTKVPGKPDSEWSRNDLLPFNSKIIREIGQNIKKYCPKTFIIVVTNPLDCMVKVMCEASGVPTNMICGMACMLDSGRFRRYVADALSVSPRDVQATVIGTHGDCMVPLVRYITVNGYPIQKFIKDGVVTEKQLEEIAEHTKVSGGEIVRFLGQGSAYYAPAASAVAMATSFLNDEKRVIPCSVYCNGEYGLKDMFIGLPAVIGGAGIERVIELELNEEEKKQFQKSVDDVMALNKAVAALQA; encoded by the exons ATGGCACCCGCACTtgtgcagaggagaaagaaggtggCCATGATTGGCTCTGGCATGATTGGTGGCACTATGGGCTACCTGTGCGCTCTCCGTGAGCTCGCTGACGTCGTTCTCTACGATGTTGTCAAAG GTATGCCCGAGGGTAAGGCTCTTGACCTGAGCCATGTGACCTCCGTGGTCGACACCAACGTTTCCGTCCGTGCTGAGTACTCTTACGAGGCCGCGCTCACCGGTGCGGACTGCGTTATCGTTACCGCCGGTCTGACCAAGGTGCCGGGCAAGCCCGACTCCGAGTGGAGCCGAAACGATCTGCTCCCGTTCAACTCGAAGATCATTCGCGAGATCGGTCAGAACATCAAGAAGTACTGCCCCAAGACCTTCATCATCGTGGTCACCAACCCGCTGGACTGCATGGTCAAGGTCATGTGCGAGGCCTCTGGCGTCCCGACCAACATGATCTGCGGTATGGCCTGCATGCTCGACTCTGGTCGCTTCCGCCGATACGTCGCCGAcgcgctgtctgtctctccccgcgACGTCCAGGCCACCGTCATCGGCACACACGGCGACTGCATGGTCCCGCTTGTCCGGTACATTACCGTGAACGGCTACCCGATCCAGAAGTTCATCAAGGACGGCGTAGTCacggagaagcagctcgAGGAGATCGCTGAGCACACCAAAGTGTCTGGCGGCGAGATCGTCCGCTTCCTCGGCCAGGGTTCCGCTTACTACGCCCCCGCCGCATCCGCTGTCGCCATGGCAACATCCTTCTTGAACGACGAAAAGCGCGTCATCCCGTGCAGTGTGTACTGCAACGGAGAGTACGGCTTGAAGGACATGTTCATTGGTCTCCCGGCCGTCATTGGAGGCGCCGGCATCGAGCGCGTCATCGAGCTCGAGCtgaacgaggaggagaagaagcagttCCAGAAGTCCGTCGACGACGTCATGGCGCTCAACAAGGCGGTTGCTGCTCTTCAGGCGTAA